A single genomic interval of Lathyrus oleraceus cultivar Zhongwan6 chromosome 7, CAAS_Psat_ZW6_1.0, whole genome shotgun sequence harbors:
- the LOC127104364 gene encoding uncharacterized protein LOC127104364 — protein MDMNNMKGKVDQMLDARLAQSKNNFQHGVTENVGSSSGFTVITNQMYDPLYEYNPPQVNIPTQSQLMPLTNPDVERLHALEERVRAMDVNDNFRLDMCLVPGLIIPPKFKLPNFEKYKGDSCPRHHLVMFFRKMVSHTHDDKLMIHCFQDSLIGASLSWYMKLKRSHIQSWEDLANAFLKQYNYNLDMAPDRRQLQSLSQKSNESFKGYAQRWRELAAQVQPPLLDKELVDLFMDTLQSPYFERMVGNALSDFAHLVTIGERIESALKSGRIQGASSSQASETESLNNSQKEEEDETNAVITDVRKPATPRAPYQQPWSAPYANQRSRGRGYQNHPLNQSRP, from the coding sequence ATGGATATGAACAACATGAAAGGAAAGGTAGACCAGATGTTGGACGCTAGGCTAGCCCAATCAAAGAACAATTTTCAACATGGTGTCACAGAGAATGTTGGTTCCTCATCAGGCTTTACTGTAATTACCAACCAAATGTATGACCCTCTGTATGAATATAATCCTCCACAAGTGAACATTCCTACTCAATCCCAGTTGATGCCATTGACCAATCCTGATGTTGAAAGGCTTCATGCTCTTGAGGAGAGAGTCCGAGCAATGGATGTGAATGACAATTTTAGGCTTGATATGTGCTTAGTACCAGGCCTAATAATCCCCCCGAAATTCAAATTACCCAACTTCGAGAAGTATAAAGGGGATAGTTGTCCAaggcaccatttggtgatgtttttCCGAAAAATGGTGTCACATACTCACGATGACAAGCTGATGATTCACtgttttcaagacagtttgattgGAGCATCATTGAGCTGGTATATGAAATTGAAAAGAAGCCATATTCAGTCATGGGAAGACTTAGCCAATGCTTTTTTGAAGCAGTACAActacaacttggacatggctccagaccGAAGGCAGCTGCAAAGCTTATCCCAAAAGAGCAATGAATCTTTCAAAGGATATGCACAACgatggagagaattggcagcCCAAGTGCAACCACCACTCTTGGATAAGGAATTGGTTGACTTGTTTATGGATACCTTGCAGAGTCCTTACTTTGAAAGGATGGTAGGTAATGCATTATCAGACTTCGCCCACTTAGTGAcaattggagaacgcatcgagaGTGCCCTAAAAAGCGGAAGAATCCAAGGCGCCTCGAGCAGCCAAGCTAGCGAGACAGAATCCCTCAACaattcccaaaaggaagaagaggaTGAAACCAATGCAGTCATAACAGATGTCAGGAAACCAGCAACACCGAGAGCACCATACCAGCAACCATGGTCTGCTCCTTACGCAAATCAACGATCCCGTGGTCGAGGATATCAAAATCATCCTTTGAACCAATCTAGGCCTTGA